The Vicia villosa cultivar HV-30 ecotype Madison, WI linkage group LG1, Vvil1.0, whole genome shotgun sequence genome includes a region encoding these proteins:
- the LOC131644827 gene encoding uncharacterized protein LOC131644827 — translation MKERYGDVRKRLWGGEANNPSQKESIWWRDIIELSEDLNGATSKIRAKLGDGKQILFWKHDWLGGSTLATAFPNLYEQVMSKEFEVYKVGDWIAGDWFWNLRQGEKVFGREALEEFNELMVLLTGIRPTVNNQDLFIWPYENHRCYTVRSCYEIMNDNRNTEMLDAGVMEGLNSIWRAYVPSKLKMFGWRMLRDKLPSRKQLLKRHIIHQLNESLCVFCQEQEEDINHVILHCSKVEWLWRKVSAWLEIQKPDEEACWNHLLSCEEALKGKIGRERGATIWLTSCWAYGSIRMISCLMGLFWTWNKFSFLFYDTHGGG, via the coding sequence ATGAAAGAAAGATATGGGGACGTAAGGAAGAGGCTTTGGGGAGGTGAAGCCAATAATCCAAGCCAGAAAGAATCAATCTGGTGGAGGGACATAATAGAGCTGAGTGAGGATTTGAATGGAGCCACTTCTAAAATAAGGGCTAAGCTTGGAGATGGAAAACAAATTCTGTTTTGGAAACACGACTGGCTCGGGGGTAGCACATTAGCAACTGCTTTTCCTAATCTATATGAACAAGTTATGTCTAAAGAATTTGAGGTATACAAAGTGGGGGACTGGATTGCAGGTGACTGGTTCTGGAATTTGAGGCAAGGAGAGAAGGTGTTTGGAAGGGAGGCATTGGAAGAATTTAATGAGCTGATGGTGTTGTTAACAGGCATTAGGCCGACAGTCAACAACCAAGATCTGTTTATTTGGCCTTATGAAAACCACAGGTGCTATACGGTAAGATCATGTTACGAGATTATGAATGATAATAGAAATACTGAAATGCTGGATGCAGGTGTTATGGAAGGACTGAATAGTATTTGGAGGGCTTATGTACCATCTAAATTAAAGATGTTTGGTTGGAGAATGCTTAGGGACAAACTGCCTTCGAGGAAGCAATTGCTAAAGAGGCACATAATCCACCAACTGAATGAATCTCTGTGTGTGTTTTGTCAAGAGCAGGAAGAAGATATAAACCATGTGATATTGCACTGTTCTAAAGTTGAATGGCTATGGAGGAAAGTATCTGCCTGGCTGGAGATACAAAAACCAGATGAGGAGGCTTGTTGGAATCACTTGCTAAGCTGTGAGGAAGCACTTAAAGGAAAGATAGGAAGAGAGAGAGGGGCAACAATATGGCTTACGAGTTGCTGGGCATATGGAAGCATAAGAATGATATCTTGTTTAATGGGGTTGTTCTGGACATGGAACAAGTTTTCTTTTCTATTCTACGATACTCATGGTGGTGGCTAG